From a single Stackebrandtia endophytica genomic region:
- the fdhD gene encoding formate dehydrogenase accessory sulfurtransferase FdhD, whose translation MGRVSDRRRILRVGPEQRRFRADTLLGEEPLEIQLNGAAYTVTMRTPGDDVDLALGLLHSEAVISTAEDTVTAKHCTDSDLNVLDVTLRVTAPPPRTGFTVSSACGACGTSSLDALWEYLTPRLRYEIASDPVSVEVPVLTGVPEKLRAAQRTFSRTGGSHGAALFTSDGDLLCVREDVGRHNAVDKVIGWALREGRLPLNGNLLAVSGRVGAEIVQKAAMAGIPVLAAISAPSTLAVDLAQRWGMTLAGFVRDGRCNVYSGFDRIADDVTT comes from the coding sequence ATGGGACGAGTCAGTGATCGACGCCGGATACTACGCGTGGGGCCGGAGCAACGGCGGTTTCGTGCCGACACCCTGTTGGGCGAGGAGCCCCTGGAGATTCAGTTGAACGGCGCCGCCTACACCGTGACCATGCGGACCCCCGGCGACGACGTCGACCTCGCGTTGGGACTGTTGCACTCCGAGGCGGTCATCTCCACCGCCGAGGACACGGTCACCGCGAAACACTGCACCGACAGCGACCTCAACGTCCTCGATGTGACATTGCGGGTCACCGCGCCACCGCCGCGGACCGGCTTCACCGTATCCAGTGCCTGCGGCGCGTGTGGGACGAGCAGCTTGGACGCCCTGTGGGAGTACCTCACACCGCGGTTGCGCTATGAGATCGCCTCGGACCCGGTGTCGGTGGAGGTTCCGGTGTTGACCGGGGTGCCGGAGAAGCTGCGCGCCGCACAGCGCACGTTCAGCCGCACCGGTGGTTCACACGGCGCGGCATTGTTCACATCGGATGGTGACCTCCTATGTGTTCGTGAGGACGTCGGGCGTCACAACGCCGTCGACAAGGTCATCGGCTGGGCGTTGCGGGAGGGTCGACTGCCGTTGAACGGCAACCTATTGGCGGTGAGCGGGCGGGTGGGCGCCGAGATCGTGCAGAAGGCCGCGATGGCGGGTATCCCGGTGCTCGCCGCGATATCGGCGCCGAGCACCCTGGCCGTCGACCTGGCGCAGCGGTGGGGAATGACCCTGGCCGGCTTCGTGCGGGACGGCCGTTGCAACGTCTACAGCGGGTTTGATCGAATCGCGGATGATGTGACCACATAG